A genome region from Nitrospira sp. includes the following:
- a CDS encoding SpoIID/LytB domain-containing protein, translated as MALSPLTRHCVSSLAVVGGMVLLSLFCAPAVFAESIRVLLAQDALSLEVQSEGALALILESGDTKILNAPIHLTARGDGVQVDGRRIMTGQVLIRPLRNNLALVMGKDGGAPLALSGVVRVWRKGQGLSVVNQVDLEEYVKGVVPSEVSSAWHPEMLKVQAVAARTYALYNKMLSSARDYDVVATIQDQVYRGRTGVDRRVEDAVESTRGIVVTHQQAPIYAAFSSTAAGPTEDAVNVWANKDLPYLKGVECPFDLESPYYQWRASVKLDQLEHNLRHQGFSVGTIATITPIAYSRAGRVSRLRILHSGGEAILRGEDLRKAVGYTIIPSTQFEVESIGAEVVFTGYGAGHAVGLCQWGAKELAELGYSYSSILQYYYPGTQLHNSALSQLVTPAIPTP; from the coding sequence ATGGCTCTTTCGCCGCTGACTCGACATTGCGTTTCCAGTCTGGCCGTCGTCGGGGGGATGGTGCTCCTCTCCCTATTCTGTGCGCCCGCCGTCTTCGCTGAATCCATTCGCGTGCTGTTGGCTCAGGACGCACTCTCGCTGGAAGTGCAGTCCGAGGGCGCGCTCGCTCTCATCCTGGAGTCGGGTGACACGAAAATCTTGAATGCGCCGATCCACCTTACGGCTCGGGGAGATGGGGTACAGGTCGATGGACGACGCATCATGACCGGGCAGGTCCTCATCCGGCCGCTCCGAAACAACCTCGCGCTGGTCATGGGAAAAGACGGGGGCGCTCCGCTGGCACTCAGCGGGGTCGTGCGTGTGTGGCGCAAAGGGCAAGGGCTCTCGGTCGTCAACCAGGTGGATTTGGAAGAGTATGTGAAAGGGGTGGTGCCGTCGGAGGTCAGTTCAGCCTGGCACCCGGAAATGTTGAAGGTGCAGGCGGTGGCGGCACGGACGTATGCTTTGTATAACAAGATGCTCAGTTCGGCCCGAGACTATGACGTCGTCGCGACCATTCAAGACCAGGTATATCGGGGCCGAACAGGGGTGGACCGCCGCGTCGAGGACGCCGTCGAATCGACCCGAGGCATTGTCGTCACCCATCAACAGGCGCCTATCTATGCGGCCTTCTCATCCACCGCAGCAGGCCCGACGGAAGATGCCGTGAATGTGTGGGCCAACAAAGATCTGCCCTACCTCAAGGGGGTCGAATGTCCGTTTGATCTCGAGTCCCCCTATTATCAATGGCGAGCCAGTGTGAAGCTCGACCAGCTCGAGCACAATTTACGACACCAGGGTTTTTCGGTCGGTACGATTGCCACGATTACTCCGATTGCCTATAGTCGCGCCGGACGGGTTTCGCGCCTGAGGATTTTACATTCAGGCGGGGAGGCCATATTGCGAGGCGAAGATCTTCGAAAGGCCGTGGGGTACACCATCATTCCCAGCACGCAGTTCGAGGTGGAATCGATCGGTGCCGAGGTGGTGTTTACCGGCTACGGAGCAGGCCATGCTGTGGGGCTCTGCCAATGGGGCGCGAAAGAGCTGGCCGAGCTTGGCTACTCGTATAGCAGCATTCTGCAGTACTACTATCCTGGAACTCAGTTGCACAACTCGGCTCTGTCGCAGTTGGTGACCCCGGCGATACCGACCCCCTGA